The following nucleotide sequence is from Pedobacter sp. PACM 27299.
AGCAGCGAGTGCCGTAGTCTACTTACAAAGAGGATATATTGATCCAGGGATTGCTTTTCCAGTGATCATTGGGGTACTTGCTGGTGCTTTTACCGGTTCCAAACTCCTGATGCGCATCAATGTAAAATCGCTGAAAGTGATTTTCTCCATTGCCATTACGCTCATTGCAATCAACATGATTTATAACGGTATCAACCATAAATTCTAATCAGATGGGAAAGAATAAAAAAGTGACCGACTATGATATGGAACAACTGATTGGTCAGGTTTTAAGGTATGGCGTATTAACGTCTGGGATGATCGCCATTATAGGTGGCATCTGGTACCTGATTCAAAGTGGCTCAGGAATCCCAAATTACACTTCGTTTAGTGGAGAACCCGCCGGATACACCAGTTTAACAGGGATCATTAAAGGTCTAGCAGCAGGCAGTGCGAAGGAAATTATACAGTTGGGTGTGGTCATTCTGATTGCTACCCCAATCCTGCGCATTGTTTTTTCTTTAGTCTCTTTTATACTGGAAAAAGATAGGCTTTATGTAGTAATTACCTTAATCGTACTGCTTATTATCATATTCAGTATGTTCGGCGGACTCAAAGTCTAGCCCCTCTTAACACCTGCATATATAGTATTGGTTGTCTGCCTCATCAACAGCAGCAGACAACCAATATTTATATTATTCGTATTTATTCAGGTAATCCTGTAAACCGCCATTCATTCCTGCGCCTACGGCTTCAAATTTCCATTCTCCATTTCTTCGGTAAATTCTGCCAAATTCCACTGCAGTTTCAATAGAGAAGTCTTCTTCTAACTCATACGTCATCAGCTCCATTCCATTCTGATCTACGATGCGAACAAAAGAGTTTCTCACCTGACCAAAATTCTGCTTGCGGGCTCCAGCCTCATGAATCGTCACGACGATACAAAGCTCCGAAACTCTCGGATCAACTTTTGAAAGGTCAACTTTAATGCTTTCATCATCTCCGTCACCTTCTCCGGTTAAGTTGTCACCAGTATGTTCGATTGCGCCATCTGGCGAATTCAGATTGTTATAAAAAACAAAGTAATCATCTGATACCAGTTTTTTGTTTTCTCCAAGCATAAACACCGAAGCATCTAAATCAAAATCATGTCCGGTGGAACTGTTCGTATCCCATCCTAATCCTACTGTAAATTTTGGAGCATTGATGTTCTCCCGCTGTCCTTTTCTTAGGTTAATAGCCATAATCTTTCTGGTTATTTTTACAAATTATTCTAAACGTTTATCGCAATTTACGGTATTCCCTAAAGATTCCCTGCTTTACGTTATATAAAAAATACAAACAATCGATGAAGATGTCACATTTCTAAAACATTGGCACAAAAAACGGAAATGTGGAACGGATATTGCTATTCTTAAGCACAATCTATGTTAAAAAAGCAGGTCAAAGTTGACGATTCTTCCCCTATTGTCAATTTTTCTTCAGGTTTGCATTACGTTACTATTAATAGCGTTAACCTCTAATTACTTGAGGTATTATGGAACGAGAATCAAAATATTAATTAAATATTAATTGGACAAATTTGCGTGTATGACGCTAAATCATTTTAAAGCCAATTAATATGACTAATTTTGGAAATGACAATGAAGCACCTAATAACAAAGGAACAGGAAACTTTTTTAAAAAAGCACAAAATCTCATCCGAACTATTGTTCGATGCCCAAGGAGAGGACATATCAGAAAATTTGCAGAAAAGTATGACTGAAGCTGACAAGGTGATTGCTTGCAACACCGCGCCATGCACGGAGAATGACACCCATACGTTAAGAACGATTGGAGGTTTTTGTCCACAATGCGATACGACTAAAATTGCTGCTGCTTTAAGGGAACTTAAACCAGGTTACATTTACTTCTCAGGGTCCAAAAGAGGAGGATTAATTAAAATCGGTTCAACAAACGAAGGAAAGAGTAAGACACTTACCTTAAATTTAGCTACTGCCAGAGATGGCGGTTATGACGACTGGGAACTTCTTTTCAGTGCAAAAACACCAACACTAGGAAGAGTAGAACGTTTAATCACTGATAAACTTGCAGAATACAAAGCAGCTTATCAAAGTGAAAAAAGCGGTAAACTACAGAACGGCGGCGAATTATACAGATGTTCGTTCCTGAAAGCTAAAGAAGCTTATCTTGCCGTTACTGAAGAAAATCAATTTGATTTCACTCAGGTGAGCGAAAAGAAACACATCACTTCTGAATACCAATTCAAAAATTTGAAAATGACAGCTAGAAAAGCAGTTATCGAAGCATAACTCTTTATCCATGATATTTGACCTTCGGGTCTTGAAAGACCAGTATCAATTAATTCTCTAGGAGTTAGATGACACTGGTCTTTTCTATTGTTTATGGCTTTTTCACGATCAGATCTTCCAGCGCTGGGACATTCGCTTTTAACTGCGCTAATTCCGTTTTATATTTCAACAATTCTGCCTCTTCTTGCTCCGTCAGGCGTTCTTCATTTTTCAATTCATATTTTTGGCCATCTAAAACCAGCATATTGGTATAACAGTCCATCGCCAGGTGGTAAGTGTTGAAATCTGTCAAAGGAAAAGTCATTTCTTTCCAATTGATCACATTAGAATTTTGCTTTACCGTTTCAAAAGAAAAACTGCAGCTCAAAACTTTGGTTTCTTTTGGCGCGAAGGATACTCCTTCAGCCGG
It contains:
- a CDS encoding GIY-YIG nuclease family protein, whose product is MTMKHLITKEQETFLKKHKISSELLFDAQGEDISENLQKSMTEADKVIACNTAPCTENDTHTLRTIGGFCPQCDTTKIAAALRELKPGYIYFSGSKRGGLIKIGSTNEGKSKTLTLNLATARDGGYDDWELLFSAKTPTLGRVERLITDKLAEYKAAYQSEKSGKLQNGGELYRCSFLKAKEAYLAVTEENQFDFTQVSEKKHITSEYQFKNLKMTARKAVIEA
- a CDS encoding TerD family protein; translated protein: MAINLRKGQRENINAPKFTVGLGWDTNSSTGHDFDLDASVFMLGENKKLVSDDYFVFYNNLNSPDGAIEHTGDNLTGEGDGDDESIKVDLSKVDPRVSELCIVVTIHEAGARKQNFGQVRNSFVRIVDQNGMELMTYELEEDFSIETAVEFGRIYRRNGEWKFEAVGAGMNGGLQDYLNKYE
- a CDS encoding DUF1634 domain-containing protein, which codes for MGKNKKVTDYDMEQLIGQVLRYGVLTSGMIAIIGGIWYLIQSGSGIPNYTSFSGEPAGYTSLTGIIKGLAAGSAKEIIQLGVVILIATPILRIVFSLVSFILEKDRLYVVITLIVLLIIIFSMFGGLKV